The genomic region ACGGCTACAACGACAACTCCGACGGCTCGGTCGATCTGCTCGACGCCTTCTACTACGCGACCGTCACGCTCTCCACCACCGGATACGGCGACATCACGCCCGTCAGCGACGCCGCCCGGTTCACCAATATCTTCGTGATCACGCCACTGCGCGTGCTCTTTCTGATCATCCTGGTCGGCACCACTCTCGAGGTCCTCACGGAACGCACCCGGGAGGAGTGGCGACTGAACCGCTGGAGGACCACTTTGAGGGAGCACACCGTTGTCATCGGGTTCGGCACGAAAGGCCGCTCGGCGATTCAGACCGTGTGTGCGACGGGGCTGAAGACGGAGCAGGTCGTAGTCGTCGACCCCAGCTCGAAGGTGATCGAGACGGCGACGGCGGACGGGTACGCGGGCGTGATCGGCGACGCCACCCGCAGTGACGTACTGATTCGCGCCGAGGTCCAGCGGGCCCGGCAGATCATCATCGCGACCCAGCGCGACGACACGGCCGTGCTCGTCACGCTGACGGCCCGGCAGCTCAACCGCGGGGCGAAGATCGTGGCCGCCGTGCGCGAGGAGGAGAACGCGCCACTGCTGAAGCAGTCCGGCGCCGACGCCGTCATCACCAGCGCCAGCGCGGCCGGCCGCCTCCTCGGTCTCTCCGTGCTCAGCCCCAGCGCGGGCATGGTCATGGAGGACCTCATCCAGCAGGGCAGCGGCCTCGACATCGTCGAACGGCCCGTCATAAAAGCCGAGGTGGGCCTGGGCGTCCGGGAGACCGAGGACCTCGTGGTGAGCGTCGTACGAGGGCACCGGGTGCTCGGATACGACGATCCCGCGGTAGGAAAGCTCCAGTTGACGGACCGTCTGATCACCATCGTCCGCGTCACCCCGCACACCCAGGTCGCCCCGGACATCAGGCCACTGAGGCAGGACTAGGGGGCTTCTGATGGATCTCCGCGGCGTCGCGACGCCCGGCACGTCCTCTCGCCGCACCGGGCACAGACCCAAGTACGTCCAGTACGCGGGTCTGTGCCCGGCACGCCGAGAGAACGCACCGAACGCCGCTCC from Streptomyces sp. NBC_00878 harbors:
- a CDS encoding TrkA family potassium uptake protein, which produces MKLPGQDAIARQAGERLVTRRVSLPRRRVEHPLRQVAKRVAIALLVLIGTALIVYADHDGYNDNSDGSVDLLDAFYYATVTLSTTGYGDITPVSDAARFTNIFVITPLRVLFLIILVGTTLEVLTERTREEWRLNRWRTTLREHTVVIGFGTKGRSAIQTVCATGLKTEQVVVVDPSSKVIETATADGYAGVIGDATRSDVLIRAEVQRARQIIIATQRDDTAVLVTLTARQLNRGAKIVAAVREEENAPLLKQSGADAVITSASAAGRLLGLSVLSPSAGMVMEDLIQQGSGLDIVERPVIKAEVGLGVRETEDLVVSVVRGHRVLGYDDPAVGKLQLTDRLITIVRVTPHTQVAPDIRPLRQD